In Erythrolamprus reginae isolate rEryReg1 chromosome 10, rEryReg1.hap1, whole genome shotgun sequence, one DNA window encodes the following:
- the GUCD1 gene encoding LOW QUALITY PROTEIN: protein GUCD1 (The sequence of the model RefSeq protein was modified relative to this genomic sequence to represent the inferred CDS: deleted 4 bases in 3 codons), with amino-acid sequence MCPSASCSTLIGTPMDMAAREVRWRRKRPSSARARDALPRRLYGAALSPGEERRSRPAPRARDSAQPGPGPASAMKSPAEEGVAPPSSGGWPGPGAPSCAAGRGGSGELGGPSPPSPALAEAAAEGVGDPVQLKVPALQQLYHWDCGLACSRMALRYLNLLNDEDFQKAVRDLQLTKSIWTIDLAYLMCHFGVKHLFCTQTLGVDKGYKNQSFYRKHFDTEENRVNQLFAQARACKVLVEKRTVTIGDIQEHLSQGHIAIVLVNAVLLLCDLCSSPVKYCCFLPIGQKCFCRSPDYQGHFIVLCGYNRALGCIYYNNPAYADRTCSTSVHNFEEARTSYGTDEDILFIYQDS; translated from the exons ATGTGCCCCTCGGCCTCGTGCAGCACCTTGATCGGCACCCCGATGGACATGGCGGCCCGAGAAGTCCGATGGCGGAGGAAGAggc CTTCCTCCGCGCGCGCACGCGACGCTCTGCCCCGCCGCCTCTATGGCGCGGCG CTCTCGCCGGGAGAGGAGCGGCGCTCCCGGCCTGCCCCGCGCGCGCGCGAT TCCGCCCAGCCCGGGCCGGGCCCCGCCAGCGCCATGAAGAGCCCGGCCGAGGAG GGGGTGGCGCCGCCGTCCTCAGGTGGGTGGCCCGGGCCGGGGGCGCCGTCTTGCGCGGCCGGGCGAGGAGGATCGGGGGAGCTCGGGGGCCCTTCGCCGCCCTCGCCCGCCCTTGCCGAGGCGGCCGCCGAGGGCGTCGGGGACCCGGTGCAGCTGAAGGTGCCGGCGCTGCAGCAGCTCTACCACTGGGACTGCGGGCTGGCCTGCTCCAGGATGGCGCTGCG GTACCTGAACCTGCTGAATGATGAAGACTTCCAGAAAGCAGTCCGGGACCTCCAGTTGACCAAAAGTATCTGGACAATTGACTTGGCGTACCTGATGTGTCACTTTGGGGTGAAGCATCTCTTCTGCACCCAGACGCTGGGCGTGGACAAGGGCTACAAAAACCAG TCTTTTTATAGAAAACACTTTGACACAGAGGAGAACCGTGTAAACCAACTGTTTGCCCAAGCAAGGGCCTGCAAGGTGCTGGTGGAAAAACG CACAGTGACCATCGGCGACATCCAGGAGCACCTCTCGcaaggccacatcgccatcgtgCTGGTCAACGCCGTCCTGCTGCTGTGCGACCTCTGCTCCAGCCCGGTCAAGTACTGCTGCTTCCTGCCCATTGGTCAGAAGTGTTTCTGCCGTAGCCCCGACTACCAGGGCCACTTCATCGTCCTGTGTGGCTACAACCGAGCCCTGGGGTGCATTTACTACAACAACCCTGCCTACGCCGACC GAACATGCAGCACCAGTGTCCATAATTTTGAGGAAGCCCGGACCAGCTACGGCACAGATGAGGACATCCTCTTCATTTACCAAGACAGCTGA